One segment of Paenibacillus sp. FSL R7-0337 DNA contains the following:
- a CDS encoding ADP-ribosylglycohydrolase family protein: MAGWERLQETVRFELQQRIEEGCQPGSLAEKLDAAGSDEDKLMEVYRELMALPVDASFPYQEPSDLETIRQLRPEGPRKLAVDWTPDQWRDRFYGAWLGRSVGCALGKPLEYWDYLYGKDGRTGWENIELWFRGADAWPITGYTPEFSTAREEYGLGLSDWSFTSTREKISYMESDDDIRYTVLGLILLEQKGLNWDSWDIGKLWHGHLTYSQVCTAETQSYMNFAQETSHLHGEKPADWPLRQERVRMHLNPYREWIGAAIRADALAYGAAGHPQLAAELGWRDASFSHVKNGIYGEMFNAAMISAAFAGLSNQEIVQIGLSEIPQTSRLAKDVLRGAEIAQQAKSERELVSTLWNEFSHYDPVHTNNNAAIVAASLIYGGDDFEKVVVTSVSAGMDTDCNGATVGSIMGAKLGAAKLPVKWTAPLNDLLYADLPGFHPIAISEVAERSYQVFLKLRAELGEEEKG; encoded by the coding sequence ATGGCAGGCTGGGAACGTCTGCAGGAGACGGTAAGGTTCGAGCTGCAGCAGCGGATCGAGGAAGGCTGCCAGCCGGGCAGCCTGGCGGAGAAGCTGGATGCGGCCGGGAGCGATGAGGACAAGCTGATGGAGGTCTACCGGGAACTGATGGCACTTCCCGTGGATGCAAGCTTCCCTTATCAGGAGCCGTCGGATCTGGAAACGATCCGGCAGCTTCGTCCTGAGGGTCCGCGTAAGCTTGCGGTGGACTGGACGCCGGACCAGTGGAGAGACAGGTTCTACGGCGCCTGGCTCGGGCGGAGTGTAGGCTGCGCGCTGGGCAAGCCGCTGGAATATTGGGACTATCTGTACGGGAAGGACGGCCGGACCGGCTGGGAGAATATCGAGCTGTGGTTCCGGGGTGCGGATGCCTGGCCGATTACAGGCTATACCCCGGAGTTCTCCACGGCACGGGAGGAATACGGACTTGGCTTAAGCGACTGGTCTTTCACCAGTACACGCGAGAAAATCAGCTACATGGAGAGCGATGATGATATCCGTTATACCGTGCTTGGCCTGATCCTGCTGGAGCAAAAAGGGCTGAATTGGGATTCCTGGGATATCGGCAAACTGTGGCACGGGCATCTGACCTATAGTCAGGTCTGTACGGCGGAGACGCAGAGCTATATGAACTTTGCTCAGGAGACCTCCCATCTGCACGGGGAGAAGCCGGCGGATTGGCCCCTGCGGCAGGAGCGGGTGCGTATGCATCTGAATCCGTACCGGGAATGGATCGGAGCAGCGATCCGCGCGGATGCCCTGGCTTATGGAGCGGCCGGACATCCCCAGCTGGCGGCAGAGCTGGGCTGGCGGGATGCCTCCTTCTCGCATGTGAAGAACGGAATCTACGGCGAGATGTTCAATGCCGCGATGATCTCAGCGGCATTCGCAGGCCTCAGCAATCAAGAGATTGTGCAGATCGGCCTGAGCGAGATTCCGCAGACAAGCAGACTGGCTAAGGATGTGCTGAGGGGCGCAGAAATTGCACAGCAGGCAAAGAGTGAACGTGAACTGGTCAGCACCCTCTGGAACGAGTTCAGCCATTACGACCCGGTGCATACGAACAACAACGCTGCCATTGTGGCGGCCTCGTTGATCTACGGCGGCGACGACTTTGAGAAAGTAGTGGTCACCTCCGTATCAGCCGGAATGGACACCGACTGCAACGGGGCTACCGTTGGCTCTATTATGGGAGCGAAGCTGGGTGCTGCCAAGCTGCCGGTTAAGTGGACCGCTCCGCTGAACGACCTGCTGTATGCGGATCTGCCAGGCTTCCACCCGATCGCCATTTCTGAGGTCGCGGAGCGTAGTTATCAGGTGTTTCTGAAGCTGCGGGCGGAGCTGGGAGAAGAGGAAAAGGGATAA
- a CDS encoding sugar ABC transporter substrate-binding protein, giving the protein MGGKSKVTFKYSLVALLTLSFALSGCGGGNDKNAASTDKAKETTATDSASSNTGGKIEPFKVSAFIGVAGQQPTPDNKIYKKIKEETGASFDMEFLAGDINQKLGVMIAGQDYPDLMTGSTKLTAAGAYIPLEDLIEQYAPNLKAHYADYWNMMKDPNDGHIYILPNYGVYNGKVNSSWYSGPAFWIQKAVLKEFNYPKVKTLDQYFDLIEQYKAKYPKIDGSPTIGFEILNYDWKNWGLFNAPQHLIGHPNDGGVVVNDGVAEVFANKDYAKQYYQKLNEMNEKGIIDKETFVQNYDQYMAKLSSGTVLGMFDQHWNFNAAEDSLTTQNKIERTYVGLPLVYDESTKDHYRDLAVLNLNNGFGISINAKDPVKIIKLLDTLMDEKWQKLFSWGVEGEDYIVENGRFMRTQKQRDDAADATWQLGNKAKSLFEYLPKTEGSFSDGNSTDAAAQPEEYKAGLKPFDKEVLDAYGFNSYVDFFSDPPPNPVYYPAWSIDLIEGSDAKIASTKLNELQTKFLPKAILAKPAEFDSVWTDYTEQIEKANVKAYEDKINEQIKWRIDNWSK; this is encoded by the coding sequence ATGGGGGGCAAGTCGAAAGTGACGTTTAAGTATTCCCTGGTTGCTTTATTAACCCTTAGCTTCGCGTTGTCAGGCTGCGGCGGAGGCAACGACAAGAATGCTGCTTCAACTGACAAAGCTAAGGAGACAACTGCAACGGATTCTGCTTCATCTAACACGGGAGGAAAGATTGAACCGTTCAAGGTTAGCGCATTTATCGGTGTAGCCGGGCAACAGCCGACACCGGATAACAAGATCTACAAGAAGATCAAAGAGGAGACCGGTGCCAGCTTCGATATGGAATTCTTAGCAGGCGACATTAACCAGAAGCTGGGCGTTATGATTGCAGGTCAGGATTATCCGGACCTTATGACCGGAAGTACCAAGCTTACAGCAGCAGGGGCTTATATCCCGCTTGAGGATCTGATTGAACAATATGCGCCGAACTTGAAAGCGCATTATGCAGACTATTGGAACATGATGAAGGACCCGAATGACGGACATATTTATATTCTGCCTAACTACGGTGTATATAACGGTAAGGTCAACAGCTCATGGTATTCGGGACCGGCCTTCTGGATTCAAAAAGCAGTGCTTAAGGAATTCAACTATCCGAAGGTTAAGACACTGGATCAGTACTTTGACCTGATTGAGCAATATAAAGCAAAGTATCCGAAGATTGACGGAAGCCCGACCATCGGGTTCGAAATTCTGAACTATGACTGGAAAAACTGGGGGCTGTTCAACGCTCCGCAGCATCTGATCGGACATCCGAATGATGGCGGCGTAGTTGTAAATGACGGCGTAGCCGAGGTATTTGCCAATAAGGATTATGCCAAGCAGTACTATCAGAAGCTGAACGAGATGAACGAAAAGGGCATTATCGACAAGGAAACCTTCGTGCAGAACTACGACCAGTATATGGCAAAGCTGTCCAGCGGAACCGTTCTGGGGATGTTTGACCAGCACTGGAACTTCAACGCTGCTGAGGATTCACTAACGACCCAGAATAAAATCGAACGCACTTATGTAGGTCTTCCGCTGGTATACGATGAGTCGACCAAAGACCACTACCGCGATCTTGCGGTGCTCAACCTCAACAACGGCTTCGGCATCAGCATTAATGCCAAAGATCCGGTGAAGATTATCAAGCTGCTCGACACCCTGATGGATGAGAAGTGGCAGAAGCTGTTCTCATGGGGTGTGGAAGGCGAGGATTATATCGTTGAGAACGGCAGATTCATGAGAACCCAGAAGCAGCGTGATGATGCAGCCGATGCTACATGGCAGCTTGGCAACAAAGCGAAGTCACTGTTTGAGTATCTGCCTAAAACAGAAGGAAGCTTCAGCGACGGCAACTCCACAGATGCCGCTGCTCAGCCTGAAGAGTACAAAGCAGGTCTGAAGCCGTTCGATAAGGAAGTTCTGGATGCCTATGGCTTCAACTCCTACGTGGACTTCTTCAGCGATCCGCCGCCAAACCCTGTTTATTATCCTGCCTGGTCCATCGATCTGATTGAAGGCTCGGATGCCAAAATTGCCAGTACCAAGCTAAATGAGCTGCAGACCAAGTTCCTGCCGAAAGCCATTCTTGCCAAGCCGGCCGAATTCGATTCCGTATGGACCGATTATACGGAACAGATCGAGAAAGCCAATGTAAAGGCTTACGAAGACAAGATTAATGAGCAGATTAAGTGGAGAATTGATAACTGGAGTAAATAA
- a CDS encoding response regulator transcription factor → MLKVMIVDDEPWVLEGLRTMVDWEKSGFEVCAEALSAGDALRLIREHRPDLLLTDINLPVMSGLELIAAVKETVDPPPRFVILSGYDDFNYARIALRHKVDGYLLKPVDDEEIEELLGKISAIIQHENASRLEGQKKHNILVHNLISRCVQGDWSEELEHAASGLLGLQPDTELQCILAAAISGSGTVSLNEGDTEGFPDHLGYVFHDPAGRAGLLVRSAGLSPEALEAAAAQVQKVQSAKLGLPVAVMISSRGNGLRSIQELYTQTLEVWGLKYRKERGGIFYYNDLRTARLSPEFTDGHFTRVLDEVKEGVPERIRAAAREAFAAMTAKRVSIEAAQAEVAHLEMTLCRSVTEMQGDPDQIMCAMHKEYGNLGGLTDYYKLSLYVDRLCLETAAYLTELRANNEGNTIYNVIQYVDLEFRSKLQLQDLARQFHMNSAYLGQLFRKETGRSFSDYLNEKRIEAAKSLLKRTQLKISDIAVQVGFSNTDYFIDKFKNKVGSSPSVYKNAHNNKQL, encoded by the coding sequence ATGCTGAAAGTCATGATTGTAGACGATGAACCTTGGGTTCTGGAAGGACTCAGGACGATGGTGGACTGGGAGAAATCCGGATTCGAGGTATGCGCCGAAGCGCTTAGCGCCGGGGATGCGCTGCGGCTGATCCGGGAGCACAGACCGGATCTGCTGCTGACGGATATCAATCTTCCGGTGATGAGCGGCCTGGAACTGATTGCGGCGGTGAAGGAGACGGTGGACCCTCCGCCCCGGTTCGTGATCCTGAGCGGGTATGACGATTTCAACTATGCCCGGATCGCGCTGCGTCATAAGGTGGACGGCTACCTGCTGAAGCCGGTGGATGATGAGGAGATTGAGGAACTGCTGGGGAAGATCAGTGCTATTATCCAACATGAAAACGCTTCCAGATTAGAGGGACAGAAGAAGCACAATATCCTGGTACATAATCTGATTAGCCGTTGTGTCCAGGGGGATTGGAGTGAGGAGCTGGAACATGCCGCCTCCGGTCTGTTGGGGCTTCAGCCTGATACAGAGCTGCAGTGTATTCTGGCTGCTGCCATCTCAGGTTCAGGGACGGTGAGCCTGAACGAAGGCGATACCGAGGGTTTCCCGGATCACCTGGGCTATGTGTTCCACGACCCGGCCGGAAGGGCCGGACTCCTGGTTCGCTCAGCCGGACTGTCCCCGGAAGCGCTGGAGGCAGCCGCCGCCCAGGTGCAGAAGGTGCAGTCAGCGAAGCTGGGGTTGCCGGTGGCTGTAATGATCAGCAGCCGGGGAAACGGCCTGCGCTCCATCCAGGAGCTGTACACCCAGACGCTTGAGGTCTGGGGGCTCAAGTACCGGAAGGAGCGGGGCGGAATTTTCTACTACAACGATTTGCGTACTGCCCGCTTGTCTCCGGAATTCACAGACGGGCACTTTACGCGTGTGCTGGATGAGGTGAAGGAAGGCGTGCCGGAGAGAATCCGGGCCGCTGCCAGGGAAGCCTTCGCAGCCATGACTGCCAAGAGGGTGAGTATTGAAGCTGCACAGGCCGAGGTAGCCCATCTGGAGATGACCTTATGCCGGAGCGTTACCGAGATGCAGGGAGATCCCGACCAGATCATGTGTGCGATGCACAAGGAGTATGGCAACCTGGGCGGACTCACGGATTATTACAAGCTCAGCCTGTATGTGGACCGGCTCTGCCTGGAGACAGCGGCGTACCTCACCGAGCTACGGGCCAACAACGAGGGGAACACCATTTATAATGTGATTCAATACGTGGATCTGGAATTCCGCAGCAAGCTGCAGCTCCAGGACCTCGCCCGGCAGTTTCATATGAATTCGGCCTATCTGGGCCAGCTGTTCCGCAAGGAGACGGGGCGCAGCTTCAGCGATTATCTGAATGAGAAGCGGATCGAAGCAGCCAAGAGCCTGCTCAAGCGCACGCAGCTCAAGATATCGGATATCGCGGTGCAGGTGGGTTTTTCCAATACCGATTATTTCATCGACAAGTTCAAGAATAAGGTGGGTTCATCACCTTCGGTGTACAAGAATGCCCACAACAATAAACAGCTCTAA
- a CDS encoding ABC transporter permease subunit: protein MDETLEIDTGVRRPKKNKKKKQPITWRVIKNQNQLIWMSVPLMLYIILFAYVPVWGWTMAFQNYRPAKSFGEQEWVGLKQFKFLFTDDNFIRVLRNTLAMGVINLILGFVTAIVLALLLNEIKKVFWKRTVQTISYLPHFLSWIIVTGIVATSLSINDGIVNIVLMKLHLIKEPILWLSEGKYFWGIVGASHVWKEVGWNTIIYLAAIASIDPALYEAAEIDGANRYKKMMHVTLPGIKATIVILMIMSIGHVLEAGFEVQYLLGNGLVVDWAETIDIFVLKYGLAQGNYSLATAGGIFKTVVSVTLLLMANGISKRLGEERLL from the coding sequence ATGGATGAGACCTTAGAAATAGATACTGGCGTCCGGCGTCCGAAGAAGAACAAGAAGAAAAAGCAGCCGATTACCTGGCGTGTAATTAAGAATCAGAATCAGCTGATCTGGATGTCTGTGCCTTTAATGCTCTACATTATCCTTTTTGCCTACGTTCCCGTATGGGGCTGGACCATGGCGTTCCAGAACTACAGACCGGCCAAGTCCTTCGGCGAGCAGGAATGGGTGGGACTGAAGCAGTTCAAGTTTTTGTTCACCGATGATAACTTCATTCGGGTCCTGCGCAATACGCTGGCCATGGGGGTTATCAATCTGATCCTCGGCTTCGTTACAGCTATCGTGCTGGCGTTGCTGCTTAACGAGATTAAGAAAGTATTCTGGAAAAGAACCGTGCAGACGATCTCCTATCTGCCCCATTTCCTATCATGGATTATCGTTACCGGTATTGTGGCCACCTCGTTGTCCATTAATGACGGGATTGTAAATATCGTTCTGATGAAGCTGCATCTGATTAAAGAGCCGATTCTGTGGCTCAGTGAAGGCAAGTATTTCTGGGGAATCGTAGGGGCTTCACATGTGTGGAAGGAAGTGGGCTGGAATACCATTATCTATCTGGCAGCCATCGCTTCCATTGACCCTGCCCTGTATGAGGCTGCGGAGATTGACGGTGCGAACCGTTACAAGAAAATGATGCATGTAACCCTGCCTGGCATCAAGGCGACCATTGTTATTCTGATGATTATGTCCATAGGACATGTGCTGGAAGCAGGCTTTGAAGTGCAGTACCTGCTCGGCAACGGACTGGTAGTAGACTGGGCCGAAACGATAGATATTTTCGTGCTTAAATACGGACTTGCACAAGGGAATTATTCACTCGCAACCGCTGGCGGGATTTTCAAAACGGTGGTCAGCGTGACATTGCTGCTTATGGCTAACGGGATTTCCAAGCGGCTTGGGGAAGAGAGGTTGTTATAA
- a CDS encoding sensor histidine kinase gives MATKRFKFGTIVNDIPLSYKFYLIYIVGVLLPIMVLNLVFLERITDLIKSREQQNLEISMERARKDIHDFIEGGVSVGYTLAADKNLYEMLDRTYTDSIEFYSMFNEQLRDRMNSYMPVNNQLERISIYTNNQTVVSGGNYQVMNDKVWLSDWYQQAKKATTQVYVAAYRTTENKNLASSTPTLSIIETMDNYRNLNSYEKVLRIDLDISEIYDIIVRERDYLSLYLINGENKIVMSADSGYQHVTDNPYPVFDQWGDSQDDSEGVRVMAVGTANYLKGWRIVGITQGERISQAVLDIRLYAAGLATTLTLLTSIFIYIMLRSYNYRVKRLARHMQKVTNEKFELIAIDEGRDEIGGLIHNFNRMTSRIHSLINDVYKLEIQSKNLEMERVRAELNFLQSQMNPHFLFNTLNAILVVCTKNKYNDVTDIVKSLSKLLRRLLSWKEDLVSVREEIAFIDMYLRIEKFRFRDKFDYTFEIDEQSLDYKIPKLSMQPLVENSCKHGLQTIEGLGVIKVAAAVLDNRLQITVSDNGKGMDPEKLKELMFAVRKEDYSGTHIGIRNVYRRLELNYADQVRFEISSTLDQGTVVTFGIPLKLLEQNYSPEREV, from the coding sequence ATGGCGACAAAACGGTTTAAATTCGGCACCATCGTCAATGATATTCCGCTAAGCTACAAATTCTATCTCATCTACATTGTGGGTGTGCTCCTGCCGATCATGGTGCTGAATCTGGTATTCCTGGAGCGGATTACGGATCTCATCAAATCGAGGGAGCAGCAGAATCTGGAGATTTCCATGGAACGGGCGCGGAAGGACATTCATGATTTTATTGAAGGGGGGGTCTCTGTCGGCTACACGCTGGCTGCGGATAAGAACCTGTACGAGATGCTGGACCGCACCTATACGGACTCTATCGAGTTCTACAGCATGTTCAACGAACAGCTAAGAGACCGGATGAACAGTTATATGCCTGTTAATAATCAGCTGGAACGAATCAGTATATACACGAACAACCAGACGGTTGTATCCGGGGGCAATTATCAGGTGATGAACGATAAAGTATGGTTAAGTGACTGGTACCAGCAGGCGAAGAAGGCCACCACCCAGGTATATGTTGCGGCTTACCGGACGACGGAGAACAAGAATCTGGCCTCGTCCACCCCTACGCTCAGCATTATTGAGACCATGGACAATTACCGTAATCTGAACAGCTATGAGAAGGTGCTGCGGATTGATCTGGACATCAGTGAGATCTATGACATTATCGTCCGGGAACGGGATTACCTGAGCCTGTATCTGATCAATGGGGAGAACAAGATTGTGATGTCAGCGGACAGCGGCTATCAGCACGTTACAGATAATCCCTATCCGGTATTCGATCAGTGGGGGGACAGCCAGGACGACAGCGAGGGAGTGCGGGTAATGGCTGTAGGGACGGCGAATTATCTCAAAGGCTGGCGGATTGTCGGAATTACGCAGGGGGAGCGGATCTCCCAGGCGGTTCTCGATATCCGTCTGTACGCAGCGGGCCTAGCGACAACGCTTACTCTGTTGACCAGCATATTCATATATATCATGCTGCGCTCCTATAATTACCGGGTGAAACGCCTGGCCCGGCACATGCAGAAGGTGACGAACGAGAAGTTCGAGCTGATCGCCATCGATGAGGGCCGGGATGAGATCGGCGGGCTAATCCACAATTTTAACCGGATGACCTCCAGAATCCATTCCCTGATCAATGATGTGTACAAGCTGGAGATCCAGAGCAAGAACCTGGAGATGGAGCGCGTCAGGGCGGAGCTGAATTTCCTGCAGAGCCAGATGAACCCCCACTTCCTGTTCAACACGCTGAATGCGATTCTGGTGGTCTGCACCAAGAACAAATATAACGATGTCACCGATATTGTAAAAAGCCTGTCGAAGCTGCTGCGCAGACTGCTGAGCTGGAAGGAGGATCTGGTGTCGGTGCGCGAGGAGATCGCATTTATCGACATGTATCTGAGGATTGAGAAATTCAGGTTCAGGGATAAATTCGACTATACCTTTGAGATTGATGAGCAGTCCCTGGACTATAAAATTCCGAAGCTGAGCATGCAGCCGCTGGTCGAGAATTCCTGCAAGCACGGTCTGCAGACGATTGAGGGGCTGGGGGTAATCAAGGTGGCTGCGGCCGTGCTGGATAACAGGCTGCAGATTACAGTATCCGACAATGGTAAGGGCATGGATCCGGAGAAGCTGAAGGAGCTGATGTTCGCGGTCCGCAAGGAGGATTACTCGGGCACCCACATCGGGATTCGCAATGTATACCGCAGGCTGGAGCTGAATTACGCAGATCAGGTGCGCTTCGAGATATCCAGTACGCTGGATCAGGGAACCGTAGTGACCTTTGGCATTCCCCTGAAGCTGCTTGAGCAGAATTATTCCCCGGAAAGAGAGGTATAG
- a CDS encoding carbohydrate ABC transporter permease, producing MADNRQISPGQQAGFTAKRNLGTGRLEPFLFTSFNTVFMVCLVVVTLYPFINTIAVSFNEGNDTIRGGIYLWPRQWTFQNYKAIFATGTIFDAFLISVARTVVSTLLNIFLTTMLAYTLSRREYVFRKFITVIFVLTMYFSAGLIPNYFLIKDLGLLNSFWVYVIPSMISAFNMIVIRTYIGTIPESLMESARIDGAGDFKIFMRVVFPLCKPVLATIALFVAVGAWNAWFDAFIYTSSKQHLSTLQYELMKLLSSTMNSNGNPNVSNGVGMDQDSARAMVTPISIRAAITVVASVPILLVYPFMQKYFVVGLNVGSVKE from the coding sequence ATGGCGGATAACCGGCAGATTAGCCCTGGGCAACAAGCAGGCTTTACGGCGAAAAGAAACCTAGGCACCGGCAGACTTGAACCGTTTTTGTTCACTTCCTTCAATACGGTCTTCATGGTCTGTCTGGTGGTTGTGACTTTATATCCATTCATCAATACGATTGCTGTTTCATTTAATGAAGGAAATGATACGATCCGCGGCGGCATTTACTTATGGCCACGACAGTGGACCTTTCAGAATTACAAGGCAATTTTTGCCACTGGGACGATCTTCGATGCTTTCCTGATCTCTGTGGCACGTACAGTGGTTTCTACATTGCTTAATATTTTTCTGACCACCATGCTGGCCTATACCTTAAGCCGCAGAGAGTATGTATTCCGTAAGTTTATTACGGTAATCTTCGTGCTGACGATGTATTTCAGCGCAGGTCTGATCCCGAACTACTTCCTGATTAAGGACCTGGGCCTGCTGAACAGCTTCTGGGTCTACGTTATTCCATCGATGATCAGCGCGTTCAATATGATCGTCATCCGTACTTACATCGGCACGATACCGGAGAGCCTGATGGAATCGGCCAGAATTGACGGCGCAGGGGATTTCAAAATCTTCATGCGGGTCGTCTTCCCGCTCTGTAAGCCGGTGCTGGCAACGATTGCACTGTTTGTGGCGGTCGGAGCCTGGAATGCCTGGTTCGACGCTTTCATCTACACCTCCTCCAAGCAGCATCTCAGTACACTGCAGTATGAGCTGATGAAGCTGTTGTCTTCAACGATGAACTCCAACGGGAACCCTAACGTCTCGAACGGGGTAGGGATGGACCAAGATTCAGCCAGAGCGATGGTCACGCCAATCTCGATCCGGGCAGCGATCACAGTGGTCGCCTCCGTACCCATATTGCTGGTGTATCCGTTCATGCAGAAGTATTTCGTAGTGGGCCTCAATGTAGGTAGTGTGAAAGAATAA
- a CDS encoding response regulator yields the protein MKYKVLLIDDEPSALEGMEMWIDWQELGFELCGTCGNGREGLQMMKQLQPDLVITDIHMPLMNGLEMIGEWRQEGTDSTKFVILSGYSEFEYARTAISYGINHYLLKPVFPEEATEELREIRLELEQEANRRRIHETASGEEAATLIKGLLYGKKEEPELMEWLETLPGFKESLSWNVCLIRTVPELYTEVRSRAVSLLAGYKAVVTIDLEAGLLGIVYGMTAGSGDAGGIAEVLNTLLGEYRGGNVHIALGTPEDSLLSIKGSYGRAKETLLHFFYEPEQAGVLAYSGVQNKPFSYHYDHIGLMDALLDCVNLLDADGYREALEAAARSFREQQVAPEVVRKFVIHLMYRIFALAPGAEAAGEEGGIASGVEVSEIQQAMTPLNGLLSRLLSYGGKAIDLLVREQNYKSHGIVREINQYIGEHYQESLSIQKLAEIFFLHPVYLGQLLIKKNGMTFNEQLHHLRIQAAAELLRGSRLKLSEIAERVGYANYGQFLKRFEKELHMGPNEYRHAKF from the coding sequence ATGAAATACAAAGTGTTATTAATCGATGACGAGCCTAGCGCTCTGGAAGGTATGGAGATGTGGATCGATTGGCAGGAGCTGGGCTTCGAGCTGTGCGGAACCTGCGGCAACGGCCGGGAGGGGCTGCAGATGATGAAGCAGCTTCAGCCGGATCTGGTCATTACCGATATCCATATGCCTCTGATGAATGGTCTGGAGATGATCGGGGAGTGGCGGCAGGAGGGGACGGATTCGACGAAGTTCGTCATTCTGAGCGGCTACAGTGAGTTCGAATATGCCCGCACAGCCATCAGCTACGGAATCAATCACTATCTGCTGAAGCCGGTCTTCCCGGAGGAGGCTACCGAGGAGCTGCGGGAGATCCGCCTGGAGCTGGAGCAGGAGGCGAACCGTAGAAGAATCCATGAGACCGCTTCCGGGGAAGAGGCGGCAACCTTAATCAAGGGGCTGTTATATGGCAAAAAGGAAGAACCCGAGCTTATGGAATGGCTGGAAACTCTGCCCGGCTTCAAGGAGAGTCTTTCCTGGAATGTTTGCCTGATCCGGACGGTCCCGGAGCTGTATACAGAGGTGAGGAGCCGTGCAGTCTCCCTGCTGGCCGGATATAAGGCAGTGGTGACGATCGATCTGGAGGCGGGATTGCTCGGGATCGTGTACGGGATGACGGCAGGCAGCGGGGACGCTGGCGGAATAGCTGAAGTGCTGAATACTCTGTTGGGTGAGTACAGGGGAGGGAATGTCCATATCGCACTGGGAACCCCGGAGGACTCCTTGTTGTCCATAAAGGGTAGTTATGGCCGGGCCAAAGAGACCCTGCTGCATTTCTTTTACGAGCCGGAGCAGGCAGGGGTGCTGGCTTACAGCGGGGTGCAGAATAAGCCCTTCAGTTATCACTACGACCATATCGGACTGATGGATGCTCTGCTGGATTGCGTGAATCTTCTGGACGCGGACGGCTACCGCGAGGCACTGGAGGCGGCGGCCCGCAGCTTCCGGGAACAGCAGGTGGCGCCAGAGGTGGTGCGCAAATTCGTAATCCACCTCATGTACCGGATATTCGCACTCGCACCCGGGGCAGAGGCCGCAGGCGAAGAGGGCGGGATAGCCTCGGGTGTTGAGGTATCAGAGATTCAGCAGGCGATGACCCCGCTGAACGGGCTGCTCAGCCGCCTATTGTCCTACGGCGGGAAGGCCATAGATCTGTTAGTGCGTGAGCAGAACTATAAGTCGCATGGGATTGTCAGGGAGATCAACCAGTACATCGGGGAGCATTATCAGGAGAGCCTTAGCATTCAGAAGCTGGCCGAGATCTTCTTCCTGCATCCGGTATACCTGGGGCAGCTATTGATTAAGAAGAACGGGATGACCTTCAATGAGCAGCTGCATCATCTGCGGATTCAGGCGGCAGCTGAGCTCTTGCGCGGGAGCAGGCTGAAGCTCTCAGAGATTGCCGAACGTGTCGGTTATGCCAATTACGGACAGTTTCTAAAACGGTTCGAGAAGGAGCTGCACATGGGCCCGAATGAGTACCGGCATGCCAAGTTCTAA